Below is a genomic region from Papilio machaon chromosome 11, ilPapMach1.1, whole genome shotgun sequence.
GTAGCTTGTGTGCTAATCTAGACAATAATCTATTTCATCCTGCTAGGTTCAGCCATTCTGGTGTTTCGTGGTAACaatcatccatacatccatccatctaaactttcgtgtTTATCCGAGTACTAAGTGTTGCCcgcgaaattataaaaaaaaacttactatcGTTCTCGCTATTTCAGACAGTAATCTATCtttatggcaaatttcattttgatccatccatccaccgaAACTTTCCCGACTGTAATATAAAAGAGAAGTGAGATATCAGATAACTAGAGATTAATGTAGAATTCGTATCAATTTTCAGGTAAAATTCAAAGtgaaaaatttcaacaagCAAGGAGACATACTGCTTAAGTTAGgccgtatttaaaaatatcaaacacACTGACGGTTGTTGGCATACCTGCGGGAGCTTACAACAGTTTGTATTACAAAGATGCCGTAGCATTTGTTCTTTTTTGAAGCAAAAATCAGACATAAGAAAACATCATGAAACGCAGCTCCTTCACACGCTCTCTCAATAGATATTAATGATTTCTTACATTTTTcagattttaattgatatatgtataattagtactaaaagtttaaaattgaaaactaatcttatttctttcggtacaatgtaatttaataacagaTAAACTTATGAAAATCACTATCCACCTTTTAATGTTGCCTTTACACGAAGACTTAGTCGAAGTAAGCTAGTTGACAGAGCTTAGCGACTTGGAAGAAAACCTTCCAAACTTTGATTCAAACTAGTTTGTATACATATActgcaaaaaatatatctaaatatcgTCCCAATGAAATACCGTGAGTGTTCCACGACATTTTCTTGCAAGGTTTTCTTAATTCAGTCTAAAAGATTTGAAATTTGGTAACCACGAATAGCACCCAGTATATAAGAGAGAGTAAGAGCTAATAGAATAATAgagtagttatattttattaacattgtaaTTACATGCAACAGTTACGCAACAAGGAGTCAGGATGACGGCTGGCCTCATTCGGGAGCCCGCGTGCCCGGTGCGGCGTCCTCGCGACCGACCTTCCTCGGGCGCGCCATTTACGTCCAACAAACTATAAACCTTTCgcatcatataaatataatagacaCGACGCACTATAAATAGATAACTACGACTAGATCGTAGTCATTCGATAATCGATCGGAAATGAAGTCAATGGTTTTGTTCTGTGTGATCGCCGGGAGCCTCGGACAGGCGCCGGCGGCGCGAGCGCCGGGACAGCTCCAGCCGCCGCGCCTGCCACCCGCCAGATTTAGGTCGCAGCGCTTTGAACTAGTCCCAACGACTGAACCGTCAGTTGAACCAACCACTGACTCAGTCGGGGGGCCGTACCCGCCCTCCGGGTGGAAGCCTGTGGGCGCGCCACTCGCGCTGCCCGATGAGCAGACAGCAGCGAGCGGCCCCTATCCGCCCTCGGGGTGGACGCCCGCAGGGAAACCTTTCCGGCTGCCCGGGGACGGGCTACCGAGCACCAGCTATGGAACACCCGATGACGTATACGGCGTGCCCGACGATACTTTTGCCGCAACTACCACAGACGCCCCCGCCACCGACACCCCAGAGCAACTTAAAGTAGAAAAAATAGAAGGTCCCGTGGAGGTGCTGAAGAGCGTAGGTACGTACTTTGTGCTGCTGCCCAGCGGGCAGCTGCAGCTGGTGAGGGTGACGGGCGCGAGGGGCCCGGCAGAGGCCGCGGGAAGCCCGGCGCGCTTGCAGTTCAGCCGCCGTGCGTAGGTGCCGGCGCTCGGTCGATAAACTTGGctgatttttgttttgtttaaataaaatacattgaagCTATATAGTGCTTTCTATAATTTTACCTAAATCACCTTTCTGCAATGCAATCTCCTAACGGAGATCGGCGATAATTTCGACGATTTCTCAAGCAATTACTTACGTAAGTTAGAATAAATACGAGGTCCATGGTAAAGCCGTCACTATttcaactattatttttatataagttcaGCGACAACGGCGGCGACGGCTGTTGCTGGAATCACATTTTTCTCTCATGTTCATAAATAATTGAGCGCTTTTCCTTTGCTTCgatgataataataacattatgaacactattttttttccaaaaccccaaattaaaattgttcgtAAATCTCTGAGGATCGCCGCCAACAATTCTATAgctttatttatctattcgtaatattaaaaagaaaatgtaatatttcgtGTCCACAGTGTGTTTGCGTTACTTATAATAACAGAACACGAGTACGAAACACGaacaacagctagtattcaataaaaaactcattaatcatctaattattatcatatatTTCGTAAACAGGTttgaaaaacaataagtaccaagtgaaatgtttaatgattattatgaaagataattgttagtttttaaagCCGAGTACCAAATGACTCTACACAGAAACACACCAttcatgtatttttgtatgaatataataatcaGCACTAAggcaacaatataaaaatgttgtggtcgtaattttcatttttattattacaacttACCAAATATGCGACTTATATTACGATTATCACTAAATAGATATTAACTTAAACTTTCGTGATACATCAACttatactaattaaaataactgcTCAACTCAAGTTAGGATTGATGTATGTACAAACTTGTTTATGCCAGGCGTAGCGCGTCCGCGAATCTATCCCAAGTATTCACCATGATGAAGAAGCCCCGACGGGTCTGGAACTAGTCGGGACGCGAACCGGACTGCACGTGAGCTTAGCCgtgattttaattagtataGATATGCTAGAAGACCCTGCTGACCCTATTCCCCCTGAAGGGAATGTGCTCGCCGGCCCTAAAGTACAGAACCGTCCCGTCGCTAGGGTTCTCGGAGCGCGCCTCCGGCAGCGGAGGGTTGACGACCAACGTGAGCCGGCGCTTCACCTCCCGCTTGCGCACGCCGCGCAGTGTGAGATGCACGGCGCGGCAGCAGTACATGTTGAGACATTCGAACGGCCCGCCGCGCGCCCAGCACAGCGCCGCCGCTAGAGGCACCCAGCCCCCCCACGCCGAATAGTTCTCCAGCTTCATCTCGACGCTCCACCCGCTGTACCGCAGGATCATACCCTTGGTCAGGCTCTTCTTGATGTGCGACGCGTACACGATGGCCATGGACAGGTCGAAAATCACCACCGATACCGACGCGTACAAAAACAACGAGAGGCCGATCTTTTGAAGACGGAGCCTCGCGCACGTCTTCACTAATATGTTGAGGAACACGGCCGATAGCAACCACAGCGCGTGTATCGCAACGCTGAAGTTCAGGTACCTGACACCAAGGAGggtttttatttgcaaatcgATCAACATCGGTAGATGAGAGAATCTATATTTACCAGATCTGAGACAAGTTTCAATGATGGATATTAGATAAAGTAATCGAGGAGCGAATGGATACCATCTAGTGGCAGCGGACAGGCTAGCGGAGACGGTGACGAGGGCGGGCCGCCAGCGCACGGGGCGCACGCCGCGCGCCTGCGTGCCTGTTGCGTTGCTCAGCCGCAAGTTGGCGATGGCGAGCGCAGCGGCCACGCGGCGCCCGCACGCCTCCGAATCGTACAGGTACATGATGCGCGCCAGCTTGTCGTAGTCGCGCAATCCCGCCGCCGGCACCCAAACGCATCGGTAAATGGTACTGGCGCCCACGAACACCGCCACACCTACGCCGCGAACCGTGTGTGAGCATTTTTCGGAGCTCAATCCAAGCTCTATTCGAGAAAAGACAGTGAAAGATTCCAATTTcctaagttttcttttatttaaatgctgTTTGGTACCCATATATCAAAATTGGATTCTCTGAACCATCTAGATAATTCACTACGGAGTAAtgacaattataaatatgacgAGAAAAAAGAATGTCATTCCTTTGACTCGCCTTGGGGACACTGTGTCGTCTTACTAGATGAACTCACACTGCACTATAACGTAGCAAGTGATTCGGAAGCACTTGGCCCGCTCGTGTGGCGGCAGTCCGGGCTGCGGACGTTCTAGGTGCGTTGTGCGCCGCGGCCGAGCTTGGTGCCC
It encodes:
- the LOC106709725 gene encoding uncharacterized protein LOC106709725, producing MKSMVLFCVIAGSLGQAPAARAPGQLQPPRLPPARFRSQRFELVPTTEPSVEPTTDSVGGPYPPSGWKPVGAPLALPDEQTAASGPYPPSGWTPAGKPFRLPGDGLPSTSYGTPDDVYGVPDDTFAATTTDAPATDTPEQLKVEKIEGPVEVLKSVGTYFVLLPSGQLQLVRVTGARGPAEAAGSPARLQFSRRA
- the LOC123721415 gene encoding uncharacterized protein LOC123721415, encoding MVLEELGLSSEKCSHTVRGVGVAVFVGASTIYRCVWVPAAGLRDYDKLARIMYLYDSEACGRRVAAALAIANLRLSNATGTQARGVRPVRWRPALVTVSASLSAATRWYLNFSVAIHALWLLSAVFLNILVKTCARLRLQKIGLSLFLYASVSVVIFDLSMAIVYASHIKKSLTKGMILRYSGWSVEMKLENYSAWGGWVPLAAALCWARGGPFECLNMYCCRAVHLTLRGVRKREVKRRLTLVVNPPLPEARSENPSDGTVLYFRAGEHIPFRGNRVSRVF